The Chitinophagaceae bacterium region CCTGCAGCATTAAGTCATAAGGAGTAAACCCCATGCCCAACAAAATTGAATCATCGCGATAATAGGGAAATACATAATCAAAAGGTTTTAGTTGCAACGATAAGGCTAATTGTATGGCTTCATGCCCTCGGGAAGTAGCATGAACATATTTACTGCAAATCTCTTTATTTTCTTCATATAACAAAGCCATTTTTTCTGCTGTGAGCATTAACTCAAAAGCTTTTAATAAAATTTCCTTGTCAATTTTGTTCTGTACAGTCATCTCAGCCATGTTATAACAATATCTTTTTAGTGGGGTAAAATTACAAAATTCAGCAAAGAACAGTCAGCAAATTACGACTTATCTTATTGCAAAGTGCAAAACCTCTTTTTCTTCTAAAAACGCGGTTAATTTATCCCCTGCTTTCACAGGGCCGACTCCTGACGGGGTTCCTGTAAAAATCAAATCCCCCTTTTTCAAACTAAAGTATGTTGATATGTAACTGATTAGATATTCTATATTAAAAATCATATCAGCTGCATTTCCAATCTGCACCTTTTTATCATTTTTCAGCAAGTTGAAATTAAGATTATTGAAATCAGCCTTCAAGTCTTTCATTTCTACCCACTCTCCTATAGCTGCTGAGTTATCAAATGCTTTGGCAATTTCCCAGGGTAAGCTCTTTTGTTTACATTCCGCTTGTAAATCTCTGGCTGTAAAATCAATTCCCACAGTTACTGAATCAAAATATCTGTAAGCAAACTCTTCTTTAATGTATTTCCCGGGTTTAATAATCTTCACGACCAGTTCAGCTTCATAATGAATATCCTTGCTGAATTCGGGATAGTAAAAGTCATCATTATTTTTCAAAATAGCCGTGTCCGGTTTTAAAAAAAGTACCGGCTTTTCAGGTACAGGATTATTTAGCTCATGAGCATGATCAATATAATTTCTGCCCACACATATAATTTTCATCTTTTTTAGTTTTTATTTAAAAATCACCAGCCCATAAATTTATTCACAGCTTCTATTTCCTCCTGATTGATTGTATGCGGCCGACCGGGGAATATCTCCATTTTAACTTCAGCACCCAATTCTGTTAAAATTCTTTTGGTTTCTTCCGATCTTTCAACCGGAATGTGAGGGTCATTGTCTCCATTACTCAGATACACTTTTGTGCCTTCAAAATTTCCCTCATATTTACGCTCATCAATTTTTTCTCCGATAAGCCCACCGGTAAAAATGAGCAAACCACCAAACTTGCGGGCATGTGTAGCTGCAAACTCAGAAGTTAAACAAGCTCCCTGCGAAAAACCTAACAAATAAATATTTTTTGTGTCTAAGTACTGCTTTAGATAATCATAGGTTTCTTTAATTACCCCTAATGAACGACTCAAAAAGGGTTCATTTCTTGATTCAGCAGCCATAAAACTATACGGATACCAGGTATTTCCTTCTGCCTGCGGAGCAATCAATATGGTCTCAGAATCTCCAAAAAGCTTACCTAAATTTAGAATATCCTCTGCTGTTCCTCCTCTGCCGTGGACTAGTATAAATGCTCTTTTTGCGTCTTCAACTTTTGCACCGGCTTTTTGATGATTAATTTCTAACATTTTATAGCTATTTGATAAATTAAAGTCTAAATCTTTACCTGTCATTCCGGAATTGTGCCTTTTTGATTGATTTGAAAAATCAGGAATTAAAAAAGTATTGACCGGAAAATTAAAAGAATTTGAGTTTATACCTCTTACAACTTTAATTTCCGTTCTTCTGTTCAACTGATGTTCTTCTTCTGTGCATTCAACCCCATCCACACAATGATTCACCGGCTTTGACTGGCCATATCCCTCAAAACTTAACCTTGCCGGATCAATACCGGCACTAACCAAATAATTTCTGGCAGATTGAGCCCGTCGCATGGAAAGATGCTTATTGTAATTCAAAGAACCCCGGCTATCGGTATGAGACATCAGTTTAATTTCTACTTCAGGGTAAGTTTCCAGAATTAATAACAATTCATCCAAAACTTCCGCAGCATCTGCCCGAATATGATACTTATCGTAATCATAATATAAATTTTCAAGTTCCAGCACACTTCCCGTTACAAAACGTCTTGCATCAGCTATAGTTTCGAGAGGTCGGGGTAAAAGTATATTTTTCTTAAACAAAGTGGAACGTATTAAGGTATCTGTAACCATCTGCCAGGAAGTTTTTTTCTCTGCTCTTTCATAGCTTACATAAATTTGCAAGTCCGGATTTTTTGTTAAATCAAACTGAACACTTCCTTCCTCATTTGTCAATAAACTGTCTCTTTCTCCGGTTACTAAATCTTCCACAATAACTAAAGCACCATGCAATAAATCTTCTGAAAGGCTGTCATATACAAAGAGTTTTAACTCATGGTTCAGCACTCTGGTAAAACCATAAATATCGTCACTCCCCTTTCCCTCCGGGCGATTAGATGAAAAGTAACCTGATTGATGAAACTCATCCGTTATAAAGCCAAAATCATCGTAAGGTGAATTTATGGGAGGACCTACATTTTCAACATCCCAACCATCTCCATTTGGAGTTGCCCGGTAAATATCAAACCCACCTAATCCTATTTTTCCTTTGGAAGAAAAATATAAAGTTCCGTCACTGTGAATAAACGGAAAAGCTTCTTCCCCCTCTGTGTTAATATCCGACCCTAAATTTTCAGGTTCTCCCCAGCTACCATCCTCTGTTTTATGAACAACATAAATATCCCCTTTCCCATAGCCTCCTTCCCTGTCAGACGAAAAATACATAGTGTTTCCATCAGGAGTTAAAGTAGGATGAGCATTTGAAAATTCTTTACTGCTAAAAGGAACTGCCCCGGTAACTTCCCAAATACCATCCGCTAATTTAGCATGGAAAATTTCTAATTTTAAAATTCCGTCTCTGTCATACTGCCTGCTTCGTTCATTGTAGTAATTTCTGGTAAAATACATTTCCGTAAAGTCACTGTTAAAAGTTAACGGGCCTTCATGATATCGCTGATTCACTTTTCCGGGTAATGGTTGGGGATTTGTATAAATGCTATCGAAAAGCTTGGTAACTGTTTGAAGATTTAAAAAAGGCCGGTCAGTCCAGGAGTCAAGATTTCTTGTATTTTTCTGCTCAACCATCACAGAAGAAGGAAAAACTATAGACTCATCTTTATAATAAGCCGGGCTAAACTCTGCAGATTCAGTATTTATGGGTAAATTATAAATTTCAAATTCAACTTCTCTGTTGATAATTTGCTGTAAACTATCCATCCCCTGATAAAGTGTCCTTGCTCTAATATCAGAGGGATTATCCATTAAGTATTTTAGGTAATACTCTTTTGCTTTATCATATTGTTTTTTAGAGCGCAAAACCTGTGCATAATAGAAATAATAAATAGGCTCAACATTTTCAATTTTTACTGCCTTTTCATACCATTTCAAAGCATCTTCAAACTGATCAGTCAGACGATAAGAATCGGCAAGCCTTTTTATAGCATGTTCATTTACCGAATCTTTATCTAATACTTTTTTATAACCCTCAATAGCTTTGCTAAAATGGAAGGTGCTGAAATCTCGGTCGGCTAACCTTATATCTCTGTTTTGTGCAGTAGATACTGTATTCAGTAAAACCACAAAACCAAAAACGAATAAAACTATTAATCGATACATATATCATTCATACTTGTGTAAATAAAAAGTACACGAACATATAATTTTTTTAAAAATAATTCTCTTTTTTTTGTAAAACAAAGAAAAGACTTAGTCAATTTTAAACTTTTGTTTGTCAAACTTTACCGGCTCAAGGTTTTGTTCAATAGTCTTTCTGTTTTTTTCTTCCCAGGGTGGCAGCATCAGCTTTTCTCCTAAACTTTCCATCGGTTCATCAATATCAAAACCCGGTCCGGCAGTTGCTATTTCAAACAAAATTCCATTCTGTTCTCTAAAATAAATTGATTTAAAATATTGTCTGTCAAGTATGGGCGTAACATTATAATTTTCTGCTATAATTTTTCTTCTGACCTCCTCCTGTGTCCCCGTATCGGGTGTAGAAAATGCAATATGGTGAACAGTACCACTTCCATTTAATGCACGAAAACTTTGTCCTTGTTCCAATAAATCCACATATCCATAACTTTTACCGGCAGGTTTCAAACGCTCCCTGTTACCTTCCTTTTCTTTAGGCTCATAATTCATCAGATTTACAAGCAGATTTTTGGTAGATGCGGCATTATTCACAAAAAAGGTAGCAGAATGAAATCCAATAATACTGTATTTCTCCGGTACAGGCCCATCGGCATATAATGGTCTGCTATCATCCTTAGCCTCAATTAATTCCAGTCCAAGTCCATCAAAATCTTCAAAATAAATAAACTTTTCTCCATTAAACCTTTCAGCCGGTTTTTGAAAATCTACTTCAAAGTGAGAGAGCCTTTTTGTCCAGTATTCCAAACTGTCTTTTGGTACAGAATATCCGGTAACTCCTACTTGCCCGTTACCTTTCCTGCCTTGTTGTAAGTTTTTGAAAGGGAAAAAAGTAATGACTGTACCCGGCAATCCTTGTTCATTGGCAAAATAGAGGTGATAGATGTCCGGGGCATCAAAATTTATAGTTTTTTTAATCATGCGCAGACCTAATATACCTGCATAAAAATCAATATTCTTTTGGGCATCTGAGGTCATTGCCGTAATGTGATGAAAGCCATTCACTAATGCTTTGCTCATAATTATATGTTTTTTAATTCAAGTATTTTATCATAAGTTTCGTTAAACAAATGCTCGTATTTAGCTTTTTTCTCTTCATCAAGCGTTTCATTTTTCATTTTAACAACTAAAATTTCAGCTTCTTTGTATAAGAGTTCAAGTTGCACTTCTCTATTTGCTGACCTTGGATAATTTAATTTTTTCTCTTCTTTAAAATCCGCATTTGATCCATTAATCGCCTCTTTTACTTCGGCTTTGAAATTATTTTCAGAAACTCCGGAAGTTTTAACAGCCACATTCAAATCAGGCTTTTCTGAACTGTCAACAGATTTTAACAATATTGGTTTTCGTAAATGTAAATAAAACAATACAGACAAAACTGTTAAAAAAAGCAGATTCAATACTGTTAAAAAAACTACAAAAAATGGTGCTCCAGATGTTCTGCTTTCGTTTACCATTGGTTCGGCGTCCATCCTTTGATTCAGCTGATTCAATTCGGCTGAAAGAGTATTAACTAAACTTTCCAGTTGGAAAATAGCAGACTCTAAAGTGTCAAGTTTGCTGCTTAGGAAAGCCAGCTCTTCATCATTTGAAGCTGCAGAAACACTTCTTACAGAACGGTCAAGGGCATTTAAACGGTCTTTAATGTCTATTTGCTCATTAAATAGGTAAAGGTAGCGCTGCTGAAGTCTTTCCATTTCATTTGCACCAAAAACTGAATTTGTATTAAATAAAAACAAAATACAGCAAAAAAATAAGAATAATAGACTTTTCAAATTCAGGTAATTTAGCCTTGATAATCTCAAAGATAAAAAGAAGAGTTAAGAATCTATAACTGCTATTTTATAAAATGACTTAAGTAAGGTTTTATCAATTTTTAATGAAGCTTTAAAAAGGGAAAAAATAAAAAAATAGTTGTTTTAAACTTTAAAATCGTTAACTTTATTTGTGTTTTAGATTAACAATCAGTCAAATGATTATACAGAAAAAAATAATCTCTTCAATTAAAGTTTTAGCAAGCCTGATACTTATTCTTTTAATAAGTGTGTCATGCTCTAAAGATGATAACTTCATTCCGGACAATAATCCACCGGATTACAGCAATATTTCTGCTGTTAAAATAGAAAATTATGTAAACCGCTTATTTATAGATCTGCTTGGCAGGGAGCCGCTTAATACAGAAATGGCTGCTGAAACAACTTTTTTAAAAGAAAATGATTTATCCAAGGATTCCAGAGTGGAATTAATTCAAAGACTTCAAAGCAATACTGACTGGGTTGAAGGAGATTCCTCATATTTTATCGCTTATCATAAACGACTATATGATATTGCAAAAGTCAGAACAATTGAAGGAGTTGCAGACTCTGACATACAAGGTTCTATTGGAATAGCTTCCTTTTCGCTTTTACAGGCTGAGCTACTTGGAGATTCTGCCAGAGCTTCCGGTGCCAAACAAACCATAAAAAATTTAGAAAAAGTATTAAGTTCTCAATATGAATATCGGGAAGGCCTCATCAGCATTAATGAAGTATTCAGAAGAATGATTAACAACAGAATTTTTGATGAAATTAATATGAACACCTTGAATTTTATCAATGCCAGCTTTGATTTATTGCTTTTCAGATATCCTACACAATTTGAATTTGATAAATCTTATTCAATGATACAGCATAATGAATCGGTTTTTTTAATGGGTTCAAACGGAAGTAACAAATCAGATTATCTTGATATACTGGTGAATAATAAGGAATTTTATGAGGGCATAATAAAATGGGCTTACATTCAATTAGTTGCCCGTCAGCCTGAATCCATAGAGCTTGCACAGCATATGCAGTATTTCTATCCGGATGCTGACTTTTACCTGCTACAA contains the following coding sequences:
- a CDS encoding ring-cleaving dioxygenase — its product is MSKALVNGFHHITAMTSDAQKNIDFYAGILGLRMIKKTINFDAPDIYHLYFANEQGLPGTVITFFPFKNLQQGRKGNGQVGVTGYSVPKDSLEYWTKRLSHFEVDFQKPAERFNGEKFIYFEDFDGLGLELIEAKDDSRPLYADGPVPEKYSIIGFHSATFFVNNAASTKNLLVNLMNYEPKEKEGNRERLKPAGKSYGYVDLLEQGQSFRALNGSGTVHHIAFSTPDTGTQEEVRRKIIAENYNVTPILDRQYFKSIYFREQNGILFEIATAGPGFDIDEPMESLGEKLMLPPWEEKNRKTIEQNLEPVKFDKQKFKID
- a CDS encoding FAA hydrolase family protein, giving the protein MKIICVGRNYIDHAHELNNPVPEKPVLFLKPDTAILKNNDDFYYPEFSKDIHYEAELVVKIIKPGKYIKEEFAYRYFDSVTVGIDFTARDLQAECKQKSLPWEIAKAFDNSAAIGEWVEMKDLKADFNNLNFNLLKNDKKVQIGNAADMIFNIEYLISYISTYFSLKKGDLIFTGTPSGVGPVKAGDKLTAFLEEKEVLHFAIR